TTCACCCGCTCCAGCATCTCCCAACCCGGCCCCAGGTCGAGGACGTGCCGGCAGGGCGTGAGATTCGCCACAGCGATCAGTGCAGCGCCGGGCCGCTCCCCGGGCCGCAGGCTCACCAACGAGAGACCGGGCGCCAGGGGCGGCAGGGCCTGACGCACGGCATCAGCCGGCTCAGCCGGCGGCGTGGTGGCCAGCCCCTGGGGCCGCAGCCAGAGGGGCTCGCGGAAGATGACCGCCTGATCCGGAACCCCGGCAGCGAGCCAGGTGGGCGAGGCCGGCATCACCGCCAGGCGCTGACGCCGACGGCCATTGTCCGCCCCGGGGTCGGGCCAGGTGGGAGACCGCAGCAGAGACACGCCCAGGCAGTCGCCACGGGCCGAGACCCCCTGGGGGCCGTCCAGCAGCACCGCCAGGCCTCCGGCCGGGCCCGCCGAGGCCATCCAGCTGATCGCCGGCACCTCCCAGCGGGCCTGCTCCCGCTCGGTGACGGGCTGGGCCGGGCGCTCCAGCACCCCTCCGGACGTGTCGGCGGCCCAGCGCTCGGCCGGTTGGGCCAGGGGCAGCTCCAGCCGCAGCAGCTCATGGCGCTGGTGCCAGTCGATGCTGAGCATCAGTTCCAGCCAGGGCGTGCCGGCCAGGAGGCGGCCTTCCAGACGCACCCGGCTGCGGCCGAACCTGCCGCGCCACACGAAGCTGGCGCACAGGGGGCCCCGCTCGCGCCAAGCGGGCACGCCCTGCCAGGTCCAGGGCAGGGGGTGCTCGGCGTAGTCGGCGGCCAGATCCCAGGCATCCCAGAACTCACCGCGGTCCACGAAGCGGCACCAGCGCAGCGGTGACGCCAGCAGGCTGCGCCCTTCCCGGTCCCAGAGCTGCTCCACCCCCTGAGGCCCGATCTCCACGGCCACGAGCCCGTTGCCGGCGCGGGCCCCGGCCGTCCACACGGGATGCTCGGCCTCGGGCACCGGGTCGGGAGCCGCGTCGGGAACCGGAGCCGGTCGGTGGTGCTCCAGGGTGCGCGCCATCACGCCCGCCAGCGGCGGCAGCTGCACCCACGAACCGCCGGCTGCCGACGGCTGCTGCGGCAGCGGCGCCCCCGCCGCACACCACTGGCCCGCGGGCAGACGCCGCACGCGACGGTGGCTCGGGAGCGGCTGCAGCTGCACGGCCCACCACCGGGGCGCGCGCGGCACCGCCCGTCCGATGGCCAGCCAGCGCCGCAGGCCGTGATCACGCCGGGCCCGTGCCTCACGGCGGGCGGCCCGCCACTGCGGTTCGGCCTGCTCGAACACCTCCGGGATGGCGGTGCCGGGCAGGATGTCGTGGAACTGCTGGAACAGCAGGGGACGCCAGTCGGCACCGGCACCGTCCCCGTCGCCGGCCCCGTCGCCGGTTCCGCCAGCGGCCAGCACGGCGGCCGCATCGGCCTCCCGCAGCAGGCGCTCCAGGGTGCGGTTGTGGCGTTTCTGATCGGGCCGGGTGGTGGCACAGCCGCGGTGCAGCTCCAGATAGAGCTCATCGCGCCACAC
This sequence is a window from Cyanobium sp. PCC 7001. Protein-coding genes within it:
- a CDS encoding glycoside hydrolase family 38 C-terminal domain-containing protein; its protein translation is MPDPVLDLQAAWRCLQPDGSQGPALTHPWGALHRPDWHARALVIWPRGEVWHHLHLELGCPPAWQALQCPKPQVQARLALRWWADRAELWVDGELVHSGDLFDTACRWQLPAHWWRGEPLRLVLRLRSPLHDDGALIHSRVELEPLDPADPAGVLGPTRQALVTLRREAGLAPLPEAAAAVQVLGHAHLDLAWLWPVADTWQAAERTFSSALDLMERFPRLHFAHSTPALYAWLERHRPALMERIQAAVAAGRFEPINGPWVETDCVLISTASLLRQFQVGQHDSRRRFPQLSHHLAWLPDSFGFAGGVPAVAAASAVRWFCTHKLFWNASHPFPHRLFRWRSRCGAELLALMTAPIGTDGDPIAIERHRLDWQRSTGVARALWLPGVGDHGGGPTAEMLEQLRLWESQPEAAPQHHGPLRTFLAELEPLRSRLPVWRDELYLELHRGCATTRPDQKRHNRTLERLLREADAAAVLAAGGTGDGAGDGDGAGADWRPLLFQQFHDILPGTAIPEVFEQAEPQWRAARREARARRDHGLRRWLAIGRAVPRAPRWWAVQLQPLPSHRRVRRLPAGQWCAAGAPLPQQPSAAGGSWVQLPPLAGVMARTLEHHRPAPVPDAAPDPVPEAEHPVWTAGARAGNGLVAVEIGPQGVEQLWDREGRSLLASPLRWCRFVDRGEFWDAWDLAADYAEHPLPWTWQGVPAWRERGPLCASFVWRGRFGRSRVRLEGRLLAGTPWLELMLSIDWHQRHELLRLELPLAQPAERWAADTSGGVLERPAQPVTEREQARWEVPAISWMASAGPAGGLAVLLDGPQGVSARGDCLGVSLLRSPTWPDPGADNGRRRQRLAVMPASPTWLAAGVPDQAVIFREPLWLRPQGLATTPPAEPADAVRQALPPLAPGLSLVSLRPGERPGAALIAVANLTPCRHVLDLGPGWEMLERVNALEEPLELPEPNLLRPWQLGFWRLSRPAQSS